From the Herpetosiphonaceae bacterium genome, the window TGGATTCGCGGCGACTCCGACCAGATCGTCTCCGACACCTCGATGTCCGATGTCGGAATGCTGGGGCAGCTTGGCGTGATCCCAGGCTGGCCGGGCGTCGAGGTCTTCCCGCCGCAGCCGATGGTCGGCCAGACCCGCGCGGTGCTCGATCGGTTTGCGGCGCGCGGCGGGCGGTACCAGGAGGTTGTGCTGTCGGAGTGCGGCCACTCGCCACACATCGAGCAGCCGGAGGCGTTCCGCGCGGCGTTCTTCACGTTTCTGGAAGCGCAGGCATGAGGCTGCTATCCGCTGAATGAGGGATTTCTATGGCGCGACTGAAACCGCTGCTGCCGCTGCTGGTGTTCCTGGGATTGGCCGGGCTGCCCTTTGCGTTTTCCGAGGGCACCACCCGCTTCTGGCAGGGCGTGCTGATCCAGATCTATATCCTGGCCGTCTACGCGCTGAGCTACGACCTGCTGATGGGCTACACCGGCATTATCTCGTTCGGGCACGCGCTCTTTCTCGGCGGCGGCGCGTACACCACCGCGATCCTGCTGCGCCAGGATCAGCCGCCCTCGATGCTGCTGGTCGTGCTGGCAGTGATCGGCGTGGGCCTGACGCTGGGCGCGTTCGTCGGCGCGCTCTCGCTGCGGCTGAGCGGCGTGTATTTCTCGATGATCACCCTGGCGCTGGCGGAGATTGCGTTCATCCTGTTCCGGGCGGACGATCCCAAGCTCAAGCCGCTGACCGGCGGCGAGCTAGGCTTGCAGGGCGTGCAGGTTCCTGCGGCGATCGATCCGACCGCCTTTCGGCTGCGCTTTTACTTTCTGGCGCTCTGCTTCATGGCCGCGCTCTACTTCATCGCGCGGCGGATCGTCAACTCGCCCACCGGACGAGTCTTTGTGGCGATCCGCGAGAACGAGCGGCGGGCGCTGGCGCTGGGCTATAACACCTTCGTCTATAAGCTGCTGGCGACGATGCTCTCGGCGACGATCGCGGGGCTGGCCGGGATGATGCTGGTGCTCTACGACAAGAGCGCGACCTTCGAGCTGCTGAGCGTCAACATGACGATCCAGGCGCTGCTGATGACGATCATCGGCGGGATCGGCACGCTGGCGGGGCCGATGATCGGCGCGGCGACGATCCGGCTGCTGGAGCAGTGGCTTGAGAGCGGCCTGCTGCACACGCTGCTGCCGACCTGGCTGCGCACCGATCTGCTGTTTGGTCTGATCTATATCAGCCTGGTGCTGTTCTTCCCGGCGGGCATCGTCGGCGCGTTCAACCGGCTGCGCGGACGATCCAGCCGCCGCACAATCGCGCATCTGCGCCGCTCGCTCACGCCGCGCAACGCCGAGGCCGATCCACATACCAAATAGAGGAGCGTTCAGTGCTTGCATTCGAGCCGATCGGGATCGCCGCAGTAGGCGTGTATCTCCCAGAGCAGATCGAAACCGCCGCCGAGATCGCGCGGCAATCCAACATTCCCGAACAGGTTGTCAGCGAGAAGCTCGGCATTCGGCGCAAGCACATCGCAGGCTCCGACGATCAGCCCTCGCAGATGGCGGCCCGCGCGGCGCGGCAGGCGCTTGCCAGCGCGCAGGTCGATCCGACCGCGATCGATCTGATCATCTACCACGGCAGCGAGTACAAAGACTACTTCGTCTGGTCGGCGGCGGCCAAGATCCAACACCTGCTCGGCGCGACGCGGGCCTACGCCTACGAGATCTACGCGCTGTGCGCGGGAGCACCGATCGCGCTGAAAGTCGCCCGCGACCAGATGCGCGCCGATCCGCACCTGCGCAATGTGCTGCTGGTGGCGGCGGCGCGCGAAAACGATCTGGTGAGCTACGCCAACCAGCGGGCGCGCTTCATGTACAACTTCGGCGCGGGCGGCTCGGCGATCCTCTTGCAGCGCGGCCTTGCGCGCAATCAGGTGCTTGAGTCGGCGGTGCTGGTCGACGGCTCGTTCAGCGAGAACGTGGTGATGCCCGGCGGCGGCTCGCTCAATCCTCCCAGCCCCACGACGATCGCCGAGGATCTGCACCGGCTGGACGTGCTTCAGCTCGACGATATGCGCGATCGATTGGCGCTGGTGTCGCTCTCCAACTTTGTGCAGGTGATCGAGGATGCCGTGACCAAGAGCGGCGCGACCCGCGACGAGATCGCGTTTCTGGCGATCACGCATATGAAGCCGTCGTTTCACCGCGAGCTGCTTGATGCGCTCGGCCTGCACGAGGATCAGTCGATCTACCTCGACGAGTACGGCCATATCCAGTCGGTCGATCAGCCGCTTGCGCTCAAGCTGGCCCAGGAGCGCGGCCTGCTCCACGACGGTGATCTGGTGGTCTTCGCGGGCGCTGGCACCGGCTACACGTGGAGCGCGACGGCGATTCGTTGGGGAGAGTAACGGAGTTTCAAGTTTCAAGTTTCGAGTTTCAGGTTTCGAGTTTCAAATTCAACGTTTCGAGTTCTGAGTTCTGAGTTTGGGGTTTTGGGTTTTCCTTGGTTCTTAGTTCTTTGTTCCCTTGTGCGCCCAGAGGGCACCCGGTTCTTTTGTTCCTTTGTTCTGTTGTTCTTTGTTCGGTTTTAGGAGGTTCATATGCAGCCCCCGCTCATCCTCCGCTCTGTCCGCCACGTCGTGATCTGGCTGATTCTGGCGATTGCGCTTACCGTGCCCTGGCCGACGCAGGCCACAGGCTCGGTGACGTTGGAGGCGACCTTTACCACGGTCAGCTACGGCTGGGCCAGGGTCGAGCGCTGGAAGGACAACGGCGCGCTCTTCCAGGCGGAGCAGTATCTCGCCAGCGGACGGAACGATCAGGATGGGCAGCGCAAAACCTTCTTCGGCACGGGCCGCCCGCACTCAAGCCAGTTTTTGCTGTATCACGCGCCCGGCTGGAACACCGGCACCAGGCCCACGCCGGTGCTGCTGGTCCACGGCGCGAACGATAACGCCGACCGCGCCTGGGCCGCGCCGAACCTGGGCAACTGCGGCGCGCTCACCTGCCCATCGACCGGGCTGATGCAATACCTGTCGAGTCGCGGCTACAAAGTCTTCGCGATCAACTTCCCGCACAAGCACGGCGACAACTACTACTGGGCCGAGCAGATCCACGATGCGGTTAACCTGATCAAGTCCAAGACCGGCGCGAGCCAGGTCGACGTAATCGCGTGGAGCAAGGGCGCGTTCGCGTCGCGGCAGTACGTCTCATCGGCGTATAAAACCGGCGGCTCGGCCTACGGAGGCGGCGTGCGCAGGCTGATCCTGCTAGGCGGCCCCAACAAAGGCATCGACTACACCTTCCGCCACGGCATCCTGCCCTCGGTCGGGAGCTACCCTGAGTGCGGCGTGGCCGCCAACGCTCCGGCGGCGCATACCGATCTGGTCTGCTACGGCATCTGGTACAGCCATCCTGAGCTGAGCATCTACACCACCGGCAGCGGCAACTCCTTTCCCGGCCAGAAGCAGATGCTCTACCGCTGGGACGGCGTGTACTCGCCCGCGACGACGGAGCAGGATTGGTATACGACCTACTACGGCGGCTGGGGCTATGTCTCGTACAGTCCCGGCATTGATCAGGCGATCTCGCAGGGCTCGCTGGTCAATACGATCCGCTCGAAGGGCATACCAACCAGCGTCCGTACCTATCTCTACTGCGGCGGCGCGAACGATATTCCCGACATTCACAACGAGCACACCGGACCCAGCGACGGCGTCGTCTTTACCGCGAGCTGCGGCGATACCGTGGGCATCGGCACGCTCGGCCAGAAGGTCGTCAACAGCGCGGTCAACCATCTTGAGCTGGGCTGGCAGAGCGGCGTTGCCTCGCAGATCGATACCTGGCTGTCGCAGTAGCGCCGCCTGAAACTCGGCTGTAACTGCCGCGTGCCAGAATACGAGCGGCTGATCCGCGATCCTGCGCCAGTGCGCCGTCAGGCCGGGGCGGGTGCCAGGCCCAAAGGGCACCCCGGCCTGGGCGTCCCAAAAAATTCCCTTCCTGATGCAGAATTGCGGGAACGCTTTCCTGACAGGGTGCCTTGATTCTGCAATTAGGAAGACAAAGAACACACTGCTGCTCTGGGAGAATCCTATGTACATCGGCGATTGGCTCGGCAAGCGCGAGCTGCTGACGCCCGACCGGCTGGCGCTGGTCGATGATGCGACCGGCCTGCGCTATACCTACCGTCAGCTCAACGAGCGGGCGAATCGTCTGGCTCACGCGCTGCGCCATCAGTGCGGCGTGCAAAAAGGCGATCGGGTGGCGGTGCTGTCCAAGAATCGGATCGAGTACCTGGATGCGCTCTTCGCCACCGGCAAGCTCGGCGCGATCCTGGTGCCGCTCAACTGGCGCTTGACCGCGCTGGAGCTGGCCTATCTGCTCGACGATAGCGCGCCGCGCGTTCTGATTGCCGACCCTGAGTTTGCGCCGGTTGTGGATGAGCTACAGCCACAGGCGTCATCTGCCGCGCTGATCTGGCTGGGCGCTGGCGATGACGGCACCGGGCCGCGCTACGATGAGCTGCTCGATCGCGCGGAGTGCGGGCCGGTCACGGCGGAGGTCGATCCCGAAGATCCGCATCTGATCCTCTACACGTCGGGCACGACCGGGCGGCCCAAGGGCGCGGTGCTGACCCACGGGGTGATCGTCTGGAACTCGATCAACACCAACGTCGGCTGGGACATTCACGCCGACGACGTGAGCATCATTCATACGCCGCTGTTCCATACCGGTGGGATCAACGTGCTGACGATCCCAGTGCTGCACGCGGGCGGCGCAATGGTGCTGATGCGCGAGTGGTCGCCGCAGCGCTGTCTGGATCTGATCGAGCAGGAGCGCGTGACGATCTTCTTCGCGGTGCCGACGATGTTTCAGATGCTCCTGGACACGCCTTCGTTTGCGCAGACCGATTTCGGCAGCGTGCGCTTCTTTATTTCGGGCGGCGCTCCCTGTCCCGTCCCGCTGATCAAGGCGTACCAGCAGCGCGACATCCCCTTCCGCCAGGGCTACGGCCTGACCGAGGTATCGGTCAACTGCTTCACGCTCAATCCCGAAGACGCGATCCGCAAGGCTGGCTCGGTCGGACGACCGATCTTCCACCTCGACGCGCGCGTTGTCGACGACGAGGGGCGCGTCGTGGCGCAGGGCGCGATCGGCGAGCTGTGGCTGCGCGGCCCGACGGTCTGCGCGGGCTACTGGAAGAATCCAGCGGCGACGGCGGCGGCGATCACTGACGGCTGGTTCCACACTGGCGATCTGGTGCGCGTCGACGATGAGGGCTATTATTACATCGTGGATCGCAAGAAAGACATGTACATCTCCGGCGGCGAGAATGTCTATCCCACCGAGGTCGAGCGCGCGATCTATGAGCATCCCGCCGTGTCCGAGTGCGCGGTGATCGGCGTACACGACGAGCGCTGGGGCGAGGTTGGGCGCGCGCTGGTGGT encodes:
- a CDS encoding 3-oxoacyl-ACP synthase encodes the protein MLAFEPIGIAAVGVYLPEQIETAAEIARQSNIPEQVVSEKLGIRRKHIAGSDDQPSQMAARAARQALASAQVDPTAIDLIIYHGSEYKDYFVWSAAAKIQHLLGATRAYAYEIYALCAGAPIALKVARDQMRADPHLRNVLLVAAARENDLVSYANQRARFMYNFGAGGSAILLQRGLARNQVLESAVLVDGSFSENVVMPGGGSLNPPSPTTIAEDLHRLDVLQLDDMRDRLALVSLSNFVQVIEDAVTKSGATRDEIAFLAITHMKPSFHRELLDALGLHEDQSIYLDEYGHIQSVDQPLALKLAQERGLLHDGDLVVFAGAGTGYTWSATAIRWGE
- a CDS encoding long-chain fatty acid--CoA ligase, which codes for MYIGDWLGKRELLTPDRLALVDDATGLRYTYRQLNERANRLAHALRHQCGVQKGDRVAVLSKNRIEYLDALFATGKLGAILVPLNWRLTALELAYLLDDSAPRVLIADPEFAPVVDELQPQASSAALIWLGAGDDGTGPRYDELLDRAECGPVTAEVDPEDPHLILYTSGTTGRPKGAVLTHGVIVWNSINTNVGWDIHADDVSIIHTPLFHTGGINVLTIPVLHAGGAMVLMREWSPQRCLDLIEQERVTIFFAVPTMFQMLLDTPSFAQTDFGSVRFFISGGAPCPVPLIKAYQQRDIPFRQGYGLTEVSVNCFTLNPEDAIRKAGSVGRPIFHLDARVVDDEGRVVAQGAIGELWLRGPTVCAGYWKNPAATAAAITDGWFHTGDLVRVDDEGYYYIVDRKKDMYISGGENVYPTEVERAIYEHPAVSECAVIGVHDERWGEVGRALVVTRAGLSLTAEELIEHCRSRLARYKVPKSVLFLPELPHTSSGKILKPELRERYGTIDRSEGVVS
- a CDS encoding branched-chain amino acid ABC transporter permease, yielding MARLKPLLPLLVFLGLAGLPFAFSEGTTRFWQGVLIQIYILAVYALSYDLLMGYTGIISFGHALFLGGGAYTTAILLRQDQPPSMLLVVLAVIGVGLTLGAFVGALSLRLSGVYFSMITLALAEIAFILFRADDPKLKPLTGGELGLQGVQVPAAIDPTAFRLRFYFLALCFMAALYFIARRIVNSPTGRVFVAIRENERRALALGYNTFVYKLLATMLSATIAGLAGMMLVLYDKSATFELLSVNMTIQALLMTIIGGIGTLAGPMIGAATIRLLEQWLESGLLHTLLPTWLRTDLLFGLIYISLVLFFPAGIVGAFNRLRGRSSRRTIAHLRRSLTPRNAEADPHTK